From the genome of Nicotiana sylvestris chromosome 2, ASM39365v2, whole genome shotgun sequence, one region includes:
- the LOC138884054 gene encoding uncharacterized protein: protein MYYVNGLKYSLLSVSQICDKGNKVEFLSKICTVTNQVTGEVVLVAKRYKNIYVADFESLQSGDLSCLKAVDDDAELWYRRLGHTCFSLLNKLIQKDLVHGLPMSKFKVQKFCNENDITHNFSTPKTPQQNEVVERKNRTLEEMARTMLIDSGIVKNFWAEAVNTACYLVNRCMIRSLLNKTPYELLNGRKPELTHLRTSGCKCYVLNNRKDQLGKFDAKNDEGIFLGYSSKSKAYKIYNKRTQCVEESVYVIFDESYPSCEKSADEDQDGEPLLVPGEVIDMINGKANMMSQVKELSEDNDDSSSMEPGNSIATTEAEERMVDVVQGTPLAPDRRTQENQSNPAPRAWYERLLKFLLENGFKKGKIDNTMFLKKWRRNLLIVQVYVDDIIFRATTDSLCDDFAKPMGSEFEMSMMGELNFFLGLQVKQSPKGTFICQQKYIRELLKRFDIEASKCGAMCKVSIKSQGISFEAAKRILRYLKETQDMVLFYPSSDSFNLIGYADAYYAGYLVDRKRLIEWLTY from the exons atgtactatgtcaatggccttaagtacagtctcttgagcgtctctcagatctgtgataaaggaaacaaggtggaattcttgtccaagatatgtacAGTTACGAATCAagtaactggtgaagtggtacttgtggccaagagatacaagaacatctatgttgctgattttgagtccttacaaagtggtgatctgagttgtctgaaagctgttgatgatgatgctgaactatggTACAGAAGACTAGGGCACACAtgcttttctcttctgaacaaactaattcagaaggacctggtccatggtctgcccatgtcaaagttcaaGGTGCAAAAG TTCTGCAATGAAAATGACATCACTCACAACTTTTCAACTCCCAAAACTCCCCAGCAAAATGAAGTAgtagaaaggaagaacagaactttggaagagatggcaagaacaatgttgaTCGATAGTGGAATTGtaaagaacttctgggctgaagcggtcaacactgcctgctacttggtgaataggtgcatgatcagatcactcTTGAACAAAACCCCATATGAGCTGCTGAACGGAAGGAAACCCgagctgactcacctaagaacatctggatgcaaatgctatgttctcaataatAGAAAGGATCAACTTggtaaatttgatgccaagaatgatgaaggaatatttctgggcTACTCTTCTAAAAGCAAGGCTTACAAAATATACAATaagcggactcaatgtgttgaggaaagtgtttatgttatttttgatgagtctTATCCATCCTGTGAGAAGAGTGCTGAcgaagatcaagatggagaacccttactagtccctggtgaagtcattgacatgaTAAATGGAAAGGCAAATATGATGAGCCAAGTAAAAGAACTGAGTGAAGACAATGATGACTCATCTTCAATGGAACCAGGTAATTCAATTgcaaccactgaagctgaagaaagaatgGTTGATGTAGTTCAGGGTACTCCACTAGCACCTGATAGAAGAACAcaggaaaaccagtcaaat CcggctcctcgagcttggtatgaaagactGTTAAaattcctcttggaaaatggcttTAAAAAAGGGAAGATTGACAACACCATGTTCCTAAAGAAATGGCGAAGGAACTTActcattgttcaggtctatgttgatgatatcatttttagGGCAACAACTGATTCTCTGTGTGATGACTTTGCAAAAcccatgggaagtgagtttgaaatgagtatgatgggggaactgaacttcttcttgggtcttcaagtaaaacagtctCCAAAGGGTACATTtatttgtcagcaaaaatacatcagggagctcttgaagaggtttgacatagaagcatcaaag TGTGgggctatgtgcaaggtttcaatcaaatcccaaggaatctcatttgaagCGGCCAAAAGAATTCTGAGATATCTTAAAGAAACACAGGACATGGTTCTTTTTTATCCCTCAAGTGACAGTTTTAATCTCATTGGATATGCTGATGCATACTATGCAGGAtatcttgtggataggaaaagaCTTATAGAATGGCTCACTTACTAG
- the LOC138884060 gene encoding uncharacterized protein, translated as MAEDSELWDVICDDPYVPTKVLEEHPFSMPKTNKDYTDADKKVMKKNFHAKKILVCGIGPEEYNIISACDTAKEIWESLQTAHEGTTQVKQSKIDMFTTEYELFRMKDDESIQDMHTRFTSIINELHSLGETIPTNKLVRKILNIMPSPWESKVNAITESKDL; from the coding sequence atggctgaggattctGAGTTATGGGATGTCATATGTGACGATCCTTATGTTCCAACAAAGGTACTGGAGGAACATCCATTTTCAATGCCAAAAACCAATAAAGATTACACTGACGCAGACAAAAAAGTTATGAAGAAAAACTTTCATGCCAAGAAGATTCTGGtatgtggaataggacctgaAGAATATAATATAATTTCCGCTTGCGacactgctaaggagatatgggaatCTTTGCAAACAGCTCATGAGGGAACCACCCAAGTAAAACAGTCTAAGATTGATATGTTCACCACTGAGTATgaactcttcaggatgaaggacgatgaatcaattcaagatatgcacacaagattcacttccatcataaatgagttacactcacttggtgaaaccattcctacaaacaagctagtgaggaaaatccTCAATATTATGCCTAGcccttgggaaagcaaggtgaatgccattactgaatcaaaggacttgtag